DNA from Thermococcus argininiproducens:
ACTCTTTGAAGTTATCAGAATGATAGAATCCTTTAAGGAATTTAGAAGTCTTGGAGGAAATGAACTCAAAGAGGTAATTAAAGAAGTTCTAAGGGTTCTTCCCTCGCTCACCAGAGAGCAAAAAATGGCACTTTCAAACGAGATTACGGAGTTCACGAGAAGAATTAGGTTAATAATTTTAGGAGGGAAATAGCATGTATGCAATTGAAGTTGAAAACTTAGTTAAAAGGTATGGTAATTTTGAGGCCGTTAGAGGAATCTCTTTTAAAGTAAAGAGAGGAGAGATATTTGCATTTTTAGGCCCCAATGGCGCAGGTAAAACTACTACTGTTCATGTGCTTACGACACTTCTTAGGTTAACTTCGGGAAAAGCTATTGTGGCTGGTCATGATGTCGTTAAGGAACCAATAGAAGTAAGAAAAAAGATAGGAATAGTTTTTCAGGATCCTAGCTTGGATAGGGAGCTGACGGCATATGAAAACATGTACATTCATGGAAGAATTTATGGACTGGATGGAAATGAACTAAAAGAAAAAATAGAAAAGCTTCTGAGATTTGTAGAGCTTTGGAATTTCAGGAATAAACCTGTAAAGACATTTAGTGGTGGTATGCAGAGAAGACTTGAAATAGCACGTTCACTTCTTCATGAACCAGAAATCCTCTTCTTAGATGAACCTACAATAGGCCTTGATCCTCAGACGAGGACTCATATATGGGAGTACATTAAAGCAATGAAAGAAGAGCATAACATGACTATCTTCTTGACAACACATTATATGGATGAGGCCGAGCAACTTGCTGATAGAATTGCGATAATTGATCATGGAAAAATAATTGCAGAGGGAACAGCGGAAGGGCTGAAGAAGCTGGTGGGCAATGATGTAATATCTCTTAAACTTGAGGCTCCAGAAAAACTCAAGTGTCTCAAATCTGATTTCATTAAAGGTTGCAAGCTCCTTAGTGGTAATCGAGTCCATTTAGAGGTTGAAAATGCTGCAGAAGCCCTTCCAAAACTCTTTCTCCTTGCTCAAAAAGAAGGAGTTAAAATATTAGAGGTTACTTATCATAGACCTACACTCAATGATGTTTTCTTGCACTTGACGGGAAGAGAGATAAGAGAAGAACGTGGGGAAAGTACACTCAAAATGATAGCTCGTATGAGACTGAGGAGGTGATAAAATGAGGGCATTCACTACTATGATTTACAGACAGGCGAAGCGTTTCTTTAGAGCGAGATCCAGAGTTATGGGGATGATAATCAACCCTCTTATATGGTTGATTTTCTTTGGTCTTGGTTGGAGTAAGGTTTTCGACACTCCTATGGCTAGGACAATATTTGGAGGTGTGGATTACTTAACTTTCTTGGCTCCAGGTATATTTGCCATGACTATATTTAATCAGAGTTTTGTAAGTGGGGTTAGTGTTATATGGGATAAGCAGTTTGGCTTCCTTAAGGAAATTTTGGTGGCACCAGCATCAAGAAAAGAGGCTATTGTTGGGAGACTAACTGGAGATTCTCTCCTTACGACAGTTCAGGGTCTCATAATACTCCTCTTAACGTTTCTTTTAGCAGAAAATCTTAAACTTTCTGGGGTTTTACCCGCTCTTGTAATGGGATTCCTCTTAGCAATAGCATTCTCAGGCTTTGGAACAACTCTAGCGCTTAAAATGGAGAGTATGGAAGGATTTCAGATGATAATGATGGTTCTCATGATGCCACTCACTTTCCTTAGTGGTGCAATATATCCCATAGAGGCAATGCCTGGCTGGATGAAAGCTTTGGCATATATAAATCCACTAACTTATGCGGTTGATGGGGCCCGCTATTATCTGGTAGGATCTAATGTTACGAGATTCTCTATAACGACTGATTGGATAGTTTTGGGATTACTTGCGCTGGTATTCCTCAGTTTTGCGATGTTAGAGTTTGAAAAGGCGACTATTGATTGAAATCTTTTTTATTTTTAAATTTCTCATAACTTATTCTAAGAGCTTCTAAAACCGGGAGAGTCTTTCCTGCAAAGAACGTCAGCATTGCTCCTCCACCTGTGCTTATGTGAGAAATTCCTTTTATATTATATTGATATATACTGGCTATACTGTGCCCACCCCCCACTATAGAAAATGCGTTGCTTTCTCCTATTGCTTTAAATACCTCAATAGTGCCCTTGGCAAATTCTTCGATCTCAAATACTCCCATTGGACCATTGGCTACTATTATAGCGGCTTCTTTTAAGATTTCACTGTATTTTTCTATTGTTCTGCTTCCAATATCCATAATGGGTCTTTCATCGAATATCCATTTTTTGTCACTTAAAAGATCTATCTCGGCTCTCTCTCCTTTGTATTCTACTGCAAAATCTACAGGGGTTCGGATGTATGGATAAAACTCATTTAAAATTTTTTCAGCCCGATCTACGAGGTTTATTAACCCTTTTCGTTCTAAAAGACTTATGTTCGCATCTCCTAGGTCAAAGCCTTTAGCGAGGGTGAATATGTGTCCCACCAAACCTCCAGTTAGAATTAAGTCTGCTTTTCCATTTCTTAAAGCGTTTTCTGCAACATTTAATGAATCTTCAACTTTAGCTCCACCAAGTACATACACTTTAGGCCCTTCTTCGCTTTCGTAGGCTTTTGTTAGGGCTTTTATCTCTTTCTCCATTAAAAACCCGGGTATCATGGGTTTTATCTTTGCAAAACCAACTAGCGAAGGTTGAGATCGATGAGTAGCAGCAAATGCTTCAGTTACAACATAGTCGAGTAGGGGGGACAATTTTTTAACAAAATAGGTCTTTTCACATTCTTCTAATGGTCGTTGTTTGGTCTCCTCTGCTGTAAATCTGAGATTCTCAAGCATTAAAATTTCACTTGGCTTTAGAGAGTTTATAGCATCTCTCGCACATTTTCCAAAAATATCTTCCACATATCCCACATCCACCCCTAGAAGAGAACTCAAAATTTCAGCATGCTGCTCTGTGGTCAAATAATCCTCTTCATAGGGTTTGCTTTGATGTGTTCCTATCACTATTTTTGCTTTATGCTCTAATAGGTAGCGTATAGTGGGTAGCACGGCCCTAAATCTCGCGTCACTAATAATTTTTCCATCTTTTACAGGTGAATTGAGATCTGCTCTGAGAAAAACGACCTTATTGTGGTAATTGAACTCTGGTAGTCTAAACATGCTCTCACCTGATTCTTGTAAATTTTGGGAAGTTAAAAGGTTATTTTAAACACTTATAGTGGTGATGCGTAGGCTATTGGTTTTTAATTTTAGGTGAAAAGATGAGAGGTTGGAAAATGGGCAAAAGGGATTTATATTATAATTGCTCTATTATTTTAGGTATGCGAGTTAATTGGGTGTGATATTATGAAGTGGAATTTAGAGATCTTACAAGAGGCCTCTCGGGAAACACTTATCAAAACTCTGGTAAACCTGCTCGAACTGATGGGATTTAGGAATGTAGAGATGGTGGATAGCCCAGAAGAGTGGGGGATAGATATTCTCGCTCTTAGGGACGATCCTATTGCGGGATTTGAAAAATATGTAATAAAAGTAAAATCAGGAGCTCTAACGTCTTCTCAAGATATTGAGCATTTTAATGAAGCCATAGGGAGAGCAAAGGCTGATAAGGGGATTTTTGTCTCAATAAATGGATATACTAAAGATGCTAAACTCCTAGTTGGAAAGGAGTACAAAGGAAGGGTAATTATATGGGATGGTGAAAAGCTTGTTGAAGATTTAAACAACAAAGAAGTGCCAGTGAGTGAAGAACTACTCGAAAAAATCACGAGAAAAAAAGAACAGGAAAAATTGGAAGAGAAGCGAAAAGCTGTTTTAAAGGTAATACGACTAGATACTCCACTTTTGTACTCTTTCTCTCCAGATAAAGTTTTTGAGCAAATATCCTCATTACTTGAGAAAAAGTATAAAATAAAGAAGGAAGATATTATTTTAAAAACCTTGATCTTAGAAGCCTCAACGGCTTATATCTTCTCTTGGTCAGCTCTGGTGGGAGATACAAAAGATAAGGCTGTAATATTCTCTAAGGAGGAAATATTGCCCTTTGTGAGCAGGGATGAGGAATTAGATAAAAAAGTGTCCAAGGCCCTTTTAGAGAGTGGGTCTGCTATTAAAGCGACAGAGATAAGGGTCATTGAGCCATTAACCCCAAATGAGGCGGTTTTATTAGTTAAGTCTAGACTTGCAGAGGATCTGAAAGTCTCTCAAAGTAGTATTATCTTACATTCTCGGAGGAAAGTGTATATTCCTAAAAGGGTATTACTGGAATTGCAAGTTGGAATAAATTCCGCAAAGGGAGAGGTTGATCTCAAAAGCAAAGAGGCCAGGGTTAAAATAGAGCCTCTTTCAAGGGAGAAGTTAATTGAAATTGCTAAGGAGGAGTGCATGAATTTACTTGGGGAAGAACTTAGGGAGATTTCATTTGAACCAAAAGAGAATGTGGCTATAATAAATGGTCAAGTTAGCAGGTTCCTTTTTGGTGCAGCTGTTCATATATATAGTGGAAGGGTTTTAAAGAGAAAATCGAAGATAAAGAGAGATGCGATTCTCTCTGAAGTTTCAAAGAAATACCCAGGAGGAAAAGTTATTTCTTTTACTGAAAGAGAGGATAAAGCAATTATTGATGTACTAGCACCTGAAGGTATTGTAGTTTTGGAGTTTAACTTGGAAACAGGGGATTATGTGGTCAAAGAAAAGCTTGTCCACCCATATAATCTTGCGAAAATAGCGAAAGATCTTATTGAAGCTAATTTTGATATAAAAGACCTAGAACTCAGCGATTTTAAGGTTCGTGATCATAAGAACCTAGAACTACTCCTTAAAAGTGAGGATGGAAAAGTTTTGGTAAAGGTTGATGGAAAGACAGGGGATATAATGGATTACTTTGTGGAAATTACTCCTGAAAAAGCTGAAAAAATAATCTCGAAAAAGTACCCTGACTGGCGAATAAAGAAAGTAGAGGACTTAAAAGATAGTTATAAGATAGAACTCGAAAATGACAAACTTCTGTTAAAACTCTCTCTTAGTAAAGATGGGAAACTACTAACAGAAGTCGATAAATACTTGAAAGAAGATGTTGTGAAGAAAATAGCGAAAGAATTCTTAGAGGAAAAAGGAATTACTGCAGATATTAAAGAGTTAGAGCTTGATGAAAACTGGAAGGTAAAATTTGCGGGTAAAGAACGTGTGGGGGAGATTCTCATAGAACGAGTTTCAGGGAGAGTCTTAAAGAGTGATATTTTCCTAACAGAATTTATAATTGAAGAAACTTATCAGTCTCATGTTTCAGAGAAGTTTGCTGAGAAAAATCCGAAAACAGAAACAATAATAGTTCACAAGGAAAGAGGGTATGCGATTATAAAGCTTTCTGGGGATAATGGGTTTTATTATGCAAAAGTTGATCTTCGTACAGGTAAAATCTTAAAAGAAGATATGATACCGAGGAAAGGGTTGAAGGCAAAAATAAAGAAACTCCAGCTGGATGCAAAGTACAAGTGATTAGGTCATTAAGAGGCTTTCGATGAGCTTTATAGCTTCTACTATTTTTGTTTCTGGTACATCTTCCTCTGGTAACTCCAAGTTTATTACGAGCCTTTCTTCTTGTCCTTCTTCATCTAGTCCATAGACTTCGAGCTCTTCAATGTCTACATCTTCAAAGAAGTTTTCTATTTCAGGCCCAATGACCTTTTTGTCGTTTCCATAGACTTCCACTCTAATAACGTCATCCTTCGAGGATGCCATAACTGCTATTTCATAACCCCCAACTTTTTTTGTGAATTTTATCATGTTCCCATATCCTAAGACCTCTTCATTAAATCCCAGTTTCTTCATAACACTTCTCATTCTTTCAATTTTTGCTTTCATCCTATTCAATAAACGGTCTCTCAACTTATAGCTCTCTTCTAGGGCTTTTTTCATTCCCTCACCAGCGTTTTCAATCTCGCCTTCCCATATCCCGATAAGCTTTATGCCAGAAGAGGTTGGCCTAAGCTCAATTTTTAAATTCTCTATGTCAAAATCCTTCAAATCCTCAATCCTAAGCTCGCTGAGGTTTAGTATATCAAATTCAATTCTAACTAGATTTCCAAAAGCTTTCCCTTTAAATTTCAAAGGGCATCACCTAGAGAGGGGAGGATGGGTAGGTTTAAAAACTCTTCTATATGGGAAAAAGAAGAATTAAAAAAAGAAATATCATTTTTTCCTTTTAACAGCGAGTAATGGCAATAAGGCGAGAGCTACAATTGCTGCAGGGCCACACACCCCACCCGCTTCTGTCGTTGTGGGGGATGAGGAAGAAGTAGTTTCTGGTGGAGAACTGGTTGTTGGTGGGGTTGATGAGGACGTGGTTGTTTCGGAAGGTGTAGTTTGAGTGGGAGTTGAAGTTGTACTTGTCTCTATTTCTCCTATGGTTTTTTCTGTGCTGGCTTTGTTCCCGTAGAAGTCTATTGCTACAGCCCTTATTATATATCCATCCGCATCAACTCCTGGAATCTCGGCCATAAAGTACTCTGCTTGTCCTCCGCTGCTTTGAACTGCTGGATACTTCGTAACAACTCCATTTGCCTCAATTTCTACATAAATATCCTTGATCCCTAAGTTGTCTTTTACGCTGATATAAACTTTAAATGGCTTTCCTTTCATAGGCTTGGATGGGGTAAGATATGAGATATCCACTTGGGGGTTTTCCGTGTCTTTTCCTTTACTTATAACGAGCTGGGATATTCCTTTGGGTACAGTTATTTCAAAGAGCTCATATGTCTTGTCTCCTATTTTTCTCTCTCCTAGGATCTTGTACGTGACGTTTGTTACACTCGTGTCAACCTGGGCCCCGTCTGGGATTTCAATGGCAAATTTTCCACTTTCTTCTCCTAGGAGGTTTATGAATTTTACAGCACTTCCAAAGTCTGTTGTCCATCTGACTGTAATGAACTCCTGTGGAACCGGTAATGAGATAAAGTCATTGAAGAGACTTCCAAACATTTCCTCAATTTCAGGAAGTCTGACGTTTCCATTCTCATCTATCTCGACTATCTTTGACCCATACCATGTTGGACTCCTGCCTGGCCTAGGGGGATTAGTTTCTTTATCTGGGGCCCCCGTAGTTGTTGACGTTACAAACCAGTGCTCATTACCGTTTTTGTCCACGTAAATGTGGAGTTTGTCATGGTGAATATGGCCACTCATAATAAGTTTAATGTTGTATTTCTCAACATCTTGGAGGAAACGCCTTGCTATGTCAAGATACTCTTGATTTCTTCCAAACCAATAATAGCTACCATATTGTATCATTTCTTGCCAATCCTCGTCATCGAATGCTGAAACACCCTCGATTCTACCCCCGATCCATCCTTGCGGGGCAGAATACCAATATGGGTGGTGGACAATTACTATTGGGATTTTATCGGGATGGTCTTCAAGCACTTTTTCCATCCATTCTAGCTGGTTCATATAGGGGTGGGCCTCATCTCCATGGGAGTCGAGGGCTATTATGATAAACTTTCCAATAACTATGTAGTAGTCCGTAGGTCCTATAAGTCTGGGATAATAATTAGGTGGATCATCATGATTTCCTTTAACAAGTATTGTTGGCCTTCCAGCGGCATTTGCATGGGAGATTATATCAAGCAGTAGCCTGTATCCTTTTCCGTCTCCTGCTGTGTCTACAACATCTCCAGTGGTTATCATAACATCAACTCTATCATCCATGGCCCAGTATGTATAAGCACTATCTGTTGCAACATAGCTGTGTAACGGGACTATTATACCTCCATCGCATAGTTCTTGGATTCTTTTTATATCTCTCTGGAAGTATTCTCCACAAACATAACCAAACTTAGTACCACTTGTAACGTGGGTGTCGCTCATATGGGCTATTCTAAGAACTTTGGGATACTCTTTGAGAATCCAAACTGCACCTGGAATTGTTACTTCTCCTTTGTTTGATTTAATTTGAAGGAAATACACATCTGGAACAACGTTCTCTGGAACTTTTACCTTTAGTGTAGCACCTTTCTCAATGATCTCTAGCTCATATGGGCCATTCAACACAGAGACTATTGAGAGAGAGTTTATGTCTACTCCATCTTGTGGCTGTATCTCCACAACCTCTCCTGGAAGTGCCACGACAGGGGCTCCGGGCATTGGATACTTCAACACGTCTCCCGGGAGGGCTTCTGCACTTACTTGGTTTATATTAATTAAAGACAGAGTTAAAAGAACTAACAAAAAAGCAACTATTCTTCTCATAGCACCACCAAAATAATAGCGATTTCAAACATTAAAAAATTGTTGTTTGAAATACTTCAAGGATTCCATCTTAAAGCTGCCGTAGCAAACCCCATAATCTTTTCTGCGAGTTCATTTTTGCCTCCAAGTCGTTTGTAGGTTCTATATCCAATCCATATCTTTGAATATATATTTTGGGCTTCCTTCACATTTAGTTTTCTTGTTGCCACGTACAGTCTAGTGAGGTTTATTGCCATCTCAAGAAGGTAAAAATCTGCTCTACTAAGAGGGGGATTGGAAACTGGGAACACCTCGATTCTTGAAGGGATTAGTGAACATCTCAGGATTCGGGCTTCTCCAAGACTGTCTTTTATCAAGTCATCTTGAAATTCTATTTTCCCTTCTATGTTAGGCAAGTTCTTTATTTTCTTTAAAGGAATTGTTTTGGAATCCTCCCATTCCAATTCACAGGGTAAATTAAGAGCAGTTCTTACTAATATATCCACATCCCAGGTTATATGCAGGACGCCATAAGGGTGTTTTCTTATATCTTTGGCACTTTTTCCTTCAAATAGTCTAAAATGAAACTTGTCTCCTTTTTTAACAACACCCACCGGGGTTACATTGGATTTTGTGACTAAGAGAAGTTCATACACTTTGCCTTCTTCAAACATTTCCATTCTAAGACCTCCAATAAAAGGAGAGGAACTAGAGAGTCTTGGGAAGTACAAGGATGTCTTCTCTCTCTATGTAGAATGTGACGTCTCCTTGGGGTCTCAGGCCTACAACGTCCCTATCATTTATTGTCCTTGCTATTATTCTCCTTTCTCCAAATAGTCCAACAACCTCGATGAAAAAGCCATAGTACTCTATTAGATCCACTTTTCCAGTTATTGAGACAGCGTTTTCGATGGGATGTAAGCTGATACGTTCAGGTCTTATCACTACCACAACTTTGTCGTTCTCTCCGGTATAAGTTAGACCATCAAGCCTAAATCCTTCAAACTCTACTGTTACTTTGTCCCCATCTCTTTCCACGACTTCCGCTGGGATTACGTTGGTCTTACCCATGAAAGAAGCAACAAATTCTGTTTTGGGTTGTTCATATATCTCTTTTGGAGTTCCTACCTGTTCTATTTGACCTATATTCATTACTGCGATCCTATCACTTATTGCCATGGCCTCTTCTTGATCATGAGTAACATAAACAACTGTGATTCCAAGTTCTCTTTGGATTCTCCTTATTTCGGATCTCATTTCAAGTCTAAGCTTTGCATCTAAGTTTGAGAGAGGCTCATCTAAGAGTAGAAGCTTGGGTTCAACTACGAGAGCTCTTGCTATTGCCACCCTTTGTTGCTGGCCTCCACTCAGCTGAGTTGGATATCTATCTTCGTAACCTTGGAGCTTAACCAATTCAAGCGCCCATTTTACCTTTTTCTCGATTTCTTGTTTGGGAAGCTTCTTCACCTTAAGTCCATATGCTACGTTGTCGTATACTGTCATATGGGGCCATAAGGCATAGTTTTGGAAGACCAAAACTGCACCTCTTTCACTCGAACTTTTGTACGTGACATCCTCGTCATCAAAATGTAGGTGTCCACTGTCAGGAAAGTCCAAACCTGCTATTATTCTCAAAGTGGTTGATTTTCCACAACCACTTGGTCCGAGGAGAGTAAATAACTCCCCGTGTTTTATATGGAGATCAATACCCTTTAGTGCAACGGTTTCACCAAATGTTTTTACTATGTTCTCAAGTTTAACCTCGACCATTTTCTCACCTCATGTTAATCCGATGAATGAGTATCTTTGCTTTGTAATAATATTCACAACAACAATTGCCGTGATTTGGACAACTATTAATAACACACCTAATGCCGCTGCTATGTTGATACTACCTGCAGCTGACATTAAGACTTCTTTCATGAATGCTGTTATTGGGGCTTGATCTATGTTGATTGAACCTAGGGTTATTCCCACGCTTGTTTCACTCATAGAGTAAACAAAGCTAAGCATTGCTCCACCAAAGACGTTTAATGAAATTAATGGCATCAATATTCCCGTAACAGTCTTCCATCTTGAAGCCCCTAGGTTTATTGAAGACTCTTCGAGGGACATATGTACTTGTTGTAACCCAGCATAAACTGATCTGGCGGCAAAAGGAAGTCTTCGTATAGAGTAAGCTAGTATCAGGACAAGGGCAGGATTAAATCCATAGAGGGATGTTGGATTTAGGGGTGAGTTCTCTGGTGTTACTGCTGAGAAGAAGTAAAAGTATCCCATTGCCACGACTATTCCTGGAACTGCAATTGGGAGTATCACTATGCTCTCTAATATCGGACTCAAGATCCCTTTGAACCTGCTTGTTGCGTAGGAAGAGGTTATTGATAGGAGGATTATAAGGACAACAGCTGCTCCAGAATAGCTTAGGCTGTTTACAATAAATCTTCTCACATCTGGGTTCAGAAGCATCTCCTTTATGTAATCGATAGTAAATCCTTGGGGAAGTACTGTTGTGGTCCATCTCTCAGAGAAAGCGAGCATTATAACACCTATTTGGGGGAAGATTGTAAGCAGTAATGCTGGAAGGAGAACTAGATAGATTAAGAGAGCTTGCCATGGTTTTGGTTTACTTATCCTTGGTTTCCATCTTCCACCCTTGCTTAGCATTGCATATTGTCTTAAACTTACGTATTTTCTAATTCCGAGGAAGGCTATCACTGCTAGAATGAGCATTATTATTGATAGGGCTGCTATTTCTGGGCTTCTCTCTCCTAAGCCATATATGAATTTACTGAATATCTGGTATGACATTAACTTTTTAGCCAGTGGATCACCGTGGAATACGATGGGAGCTGCTAAGTCCTCAAGACTGAAGATGAATACCAAGGTAGCACCTGCAGCAATTCCAGGAAGAGCCAAGGGAAAGGTGACAGTTCTGAAAAGTCGAAATCCTTTGCTTCCAAGGTTCTCAGCTTGTTCTTCTAGAGTAGGATCAATATTAATAAAGCTTGCATATGCATTTAAATAAACTATTGGATAATATGCCATCGATTGGGCTAAAACAACTCCTGCTAACCCATCTATTTTGATTCTAAATGGTAGCACATGAAGGATTTCATGGAAGATGTAATTTATCAACCCAAATTCACTAAACATTTGTTTTATAACATAAGCGTTTACAAAGGGAGTTACTAGGAGCGGGATAAAGAGAGCGATTCTAAAGAGATT
Protein-coding regions in this window:
- a CDS encoding DUF447 domain-containing protein, producing the protein MEMFEEGKVYELLLVTKSNVTPVGVVKKGDKFHFRLFEGKSAKDIRKHPYGVLHITWDVDILVRTALNLPCELEWEDSKTIPLKKIKNLPNIEGKIEFQDDLIKDSLGEARILRCSLIPSRIEVFPVSNPPLSRADFYLLEMAINLTRLYVATRKLNVKEAQNIYSKIWIGYRTYKRLGGKNELAEKIMGFATAALRWNP
- a CDS encoding restriction endonuclease — translated: MKWNLEILQEASRETLIKTLVNLLELMGFRNVEMVDSPEEWGIDILALRDDPIAGFEKYVIKVKSGALTSSQDIEHFNEAIGRAKADKGIFVSINGYTKDAKLLVGKEYKGRVIIWDGEKLVEDLNNKEVPVSEELLEKITRKKEQEKLEEKRKAVLKVIRLDTPLLYSFSPDKVFEQISSLLEKKYKIKKEDIILKTLILEASTAYIFSWSALVGDTKDKAVIFSKEEILPFVSRDEELDKKVSKALLESGSAIKATEIRVIEPLTPNEAVLLVKSRLAEDLKVSQSSIILHSRRKVYIPKRVLLELQVGINSAKGEVDLKSKEARVKIEPLSREKLIEIAKEECMNLLGEELREISFEPKENVAIINGQVSRFLFGAAVHIYSGRVLKRKSKIKRDAILSEVSKKYPGGKVISFTEREDKAIIDVLAPEGIVVLEFNLETGDYVVKEKLVHPYNLAKIAKDLIEANFDIKDLELSDFKVRDHKNLELLLKSEDGKVLVKVDGKTGDIMDYFVEITPEKAEKIISKKYPDWRIKKVEDLKDSYKIELENDKLLLKLSLSKDGKLLTEVDKYLKEDVVKKIAKEFLEEKGITADIKELELDENWKVKFAGKERVGEILIERVSGRVLKSDIFLTEFIIEETYQSHVSEKFAEKNPKTETIIVHKERGYAIIKLSGDNGFYYAKVDLRTGKILKEDMIPRKGLKAKIKKLQLDAKYK
- a CDS encoding metallophosphoesterase family protein — its product is MRRIVAFLLVLLTLSLININQVSAEALPGDVLKYPMPGAPVVALPGEVVEIQPQDGVDINSLSIVSVLNGPYELEIIEKGATLKVKVPENVVPDVYFLQIKSNKGEVTIPGAVWILKEYPKVLRIAHMSDTHVTSGTKFGYVCGEYFQRDIKRIQELCDGGIIVPLHSYVATDSAYTYWAMDDRVDVMITTGDVVDTAGDGKGYRLLLDIISHANAAGRPTILVKGNHDDPPNYYPRLIGPTDYYIVIGKFIIIALDSHGDEAHPYMNQLEWMEKVLEDHPDKIPIVIVHHPYWYSAPQGWIGGRIEGVSAFDDEDWQEMIQYGSYYWFGRNQEYLDIARRFLQDVEKYNIKLIMSGHIHHDKLHIYVDKNGNEHWFVTSTTTGAPDKETNPPRPGRSPTWYGSKIVEIDENGNVRLPEIEEMFGSLFNDFISLPVPQEFITVRWTTDFGSAVKFINLLGEESGKFAIEIPDGAQVDTSVTNVTYKILGERKIGDKTYELFEITVPKGISQLVISKGKDTENPQVDISYLTPSKPMKGKPFKVYISVKDNLGIKDIYVEIEANGVVTKYPAVQSSGGQAEYFMAEIPGVDADGYIIRAVAIDFYGNKASTEKTIGEIETSTTSTPTQTTPSETTTSSSTPPTTSSPPETTSSSSPTTTEAGGVCGPAAIVALALLPLLAVKRKK
- a CDS encoding ABC transporter ATP-binding protein; the protein is MVEVKLENIVKTFGETVALKGIDLHIKHGELFTLLGPSGCGKSTTLRIIAGLDFPDSGHLHFDDEDVTYKSSSERGAVLVFQNYALWPHMTVYDNVAYGLKVKKLPKQEIEKKVKWALELVKLQGYEDRYPTQLSGGQQQRVAIARALVVEPKLLLLDEPLSNLDAKLRLEMRSEIRRIQRELGITVVYVTHDQEEAMAISDRIAVMNIGQIEQVGTPKEIYEQPKTEFVASFMGKTNVIPAEVVERDGDKVTVEFEGFRLDGLTYTGENDKVVVVIRPERISLHPIENAVSITGKVDLIEYYGFFIEVVGLFGERRIIARTINDRDVVGLRPQGDVTFYIEREDILVLPKTL
- a CDS encoding ABC transporter permease — protein: MRAFTTMIYRQAKRFFRARSRVMGMIINPLIWLIFFGLGWSKVFDTPMARTIFGGVDYLTFLAPGIFAMTIFNQSFVSGVSVIWDKQFGFLKEILVAPASRKEAIVGRLTGDSLLTTVQGLIILLLTFLLAENLKLSGVLPALVMGFLLAIAFSGFGTTLALKMESMEGFQMIMMVLMMPLTFLSGAIYPIEAMPGWMKALAYINPLTYAVDGARYYLVGSNVTRFSITTDWIVLGLLALVFLSFAMLEFEKATID
- a CDS encoding ABC transporter permease; this encodes MKVNKWTERFFGTPLFEPLVAFSYIFPLLYLMIFLIVPVLSMLLIAFTYDGNISLHWFKSILMDSYYLQVPPHGDFAQKLTTSTGESLYLIRGVDFGVVLNSLVVAGLVTLFTAILGTVFAFVMARYNFKGKNLFRIALFIPLLVTPFVNAYVIKQMFSEFGLINYIFHEILHVLPFRIKIDGLAGVVLAQSMAYYPIVYLNAYASFINIDPTLEEQAENLGSKGFRLFRTVTFPLALPGIAAGATLVFIFSLEDLAAPIVFHGDPLAKKLMSYQIFSKFIYGLGERSPEIAALSIIMLILAVIAFLGIRKYVSLRQYAMLSKGGRWKPRISKPKPWQALLIYLVLLPALLLTIFPQIGVIMLAFSERWTTTVLPQGFTIDYIKEMLLNPDVRRFIVNSLSYSGAAVVLIILLSITSSYATSRFKGILSPILESIVILPIAVPGIVVAMGYFYFFSAVTPENSPLNPTSLYGFNPALVLILAYSIRRLPFAARSVYAGLQQVHMSLEESSINLGASRWKTVTGILMPLISLNVFGGAMLSFVYSMSETSVGITLGSINIDQAPITAFMKEVLMSAAGSINIAAALGVLLIVVQITAIVVVNIITKQRYSFIGLT
- a CDS encoding phosphoglycerate kinase is translated as MFRLPEFNYHNKVVFLRADLNSPVKDGKIISDARFRAVLPTIRYLLEHKAKIVIGTHQSKPYEEDYLTTEQHAEILSSLLGVDVGYVEDIFGKCARDAINSLKPSEILMLENLRFTAEETKQRPLEECEKTYFVKKLSPLLDYVVTEAFAATHRSQPSLVGFAKIKPMIPGFLMEKEIKALTKAYESEEGPKVYVLGGAKVEDSLNVAENALRNGKADLILTGGLVGHIFTLAKGFDLGDANISLLERKGLINLVDRAEKILNEFYPYIRTPVDFAVEYKGERAEIDLLSDKKWIFDERPIMDIGSRTIEKYSEILKEAAIIVANGPMGVFEIEEFAKGTIEVFKAIGESNAFSIVGGGHSIASIYQYNIKGISHISTGGGAMLTFFAGKTLPVLEALRISYEKFKNKKDFNQ
- a CDS encoding ATP-binding cassette domain-containing protein, which produces MYAIEVENLVKRYGNFEAVRGISFKVKRGEIFAFLGPNGAGKTTTVHVLTTLLRLTSGKAIVAGHDVVKEPIEVRKKIGIVFQDPSLDRELTAYENMYIHGRIYGLDGNELKEKIEKLLRFVELWNFRNKPVKTFSGGMQRRLEIARSLLHEPEILFLDEPTIGLDPQTRTHIWEYIKAMKEEHNMTIFLTTHYMDEAEQLADRIAIIDHGKIIAEGTAEGLKKLVGNDVISLKLEAPEKLKCLKSDFIKGCKLLSGNRVHLEVENAAEALPKLFLLAQKEGVKILEVTYHRPTLNDVFLHLTGREIREERGESTLKMIARMRLRR